A stretch of the Vagococcus xieshaowenii genome encodes the following:
- the cydB gene encoding cytochrome d ubiquinol oxidase subunit II — translation MIAGLEPLHFIWFVLIGVLFVGFFFLEGFDFGVGLATRLLAKDEEERDTVVQTIGPVWDSNEVWLITAGGAMFASFPHWYATLFSGYYIPLFLILVGLIVRGVSFEFAAHSETKREKNFWQWMLFVGSLIVPFLFGMIFTSMIQGMPIDENFNIFAKFGDYVNLMSIVGGIAVTLICFIHGLNYIRLKVEGDLRVRAERLSQKLYPLLFAGLVVFAILVYTNTDFIERRPVSTIAILAVMVAAAVAAYYGSLKGKEKLSFISTGAVLAGIVVLIFNGIFPFVMIGDVAANSMKISEAASTLYTLKTMTIVTVCILPFVLAYLSWSYYIFRKRLKVGEGNEHY, via the coding sequence ATGATAGCAGGTTTAGAACCGTTACACTTTATCTGGTTTGTATTGATTGGTGTTTTATTTGTAGGATTCTTCTTCTTAGAAGGATTTGACTTTGGTGTAGGTCTAGCAACGCGTTTGTTAGCTAAAGATGAAGAGGAACGTGATACAGTTGTTCAAACAATTGGACCTGTTTGGGATTCCAATGAAGTTTGGTTAATTACGGCTGGTGGTGCGATGTTTGCTTCGTTCCCACATTGGTATGCGACATTATTTAGTGGTTATTATATTCCGCTATTCTTAATTTTAGTTGGTTTAATCGTGCGTGGGGTATCATTTGAATTCGCTGCACATTCTGAAACTAAAAGAGAGAAAAACTTCTGGCAATGGATGTTATTTGTTGGAAGCTTAATCGTACCCTTCTTATTCGGTATGATTTTTACAAGTATGATTCAAGGTATGCCAATTGATGAAAACTTTAATATTTTTGCTAAATTTGGTGATTATGTTAATTTAATGTCAATCGTTGGTGGTATCGCGGTTACTTTAATTTGTTTCATTCATGGTTTGAACTATATCCGTCTTAAAGTTGAAGGCGACTTACGTGTTCGTGCAGAACGATTATCTCAAAAATTATACCCATTATTATTTGCTGGGTTAGTTGTCTTTGCGATTTTGGTTTATACAAACACAGATTTCATCGAACGTCGTCCAGTTTCAACGATTGCTATTTTAGCCGTTATGGTAGCCGCAGCAGTAGCTGCATACTATGGTAGCTTAAAAGGCAAAGAAAAATTATCATTTATTTCAACAGGTGCTGTTTTAGCTGGTATCGTGGTCTTAATCTTCAATGGGATTTTCCCATTTGTAATGATTGGTGATGTGGCAGCTAATAGCATGAAAATTAGTGAAGCAGCTAGCACGTTATATACATTAAAAACAATGACTATTGTCACAGTATGTATCTTACCGTTTGTGTTAGCATATCTTTCATGGTCATATTATATCTTCCGCAAACGTTTAAAAGTTGGCGAAGGTAATGAACATTATTAA
- a CDS encoding peptidase U32 family protein → MTTKKELKRPEVLAPAGTLEKLKVAIHYGADAVYIGGNAYGLRSRAGNFSYEEMQEGVAFAKEHGAKVYVAANMVTHEHDEEGAGEFFRELRDVGISAVIVSDPALIEICATEAPGLPIHLSTQASATNFETLEFWKEEGLERVVLAREVSMEEVKTIRENTDVEIEAFIHGAMCISYSGRCTLSNHMSKRDANRGGCCQSCRWKYDLYEMPFANQKRSLVARTKSEEPFSMSAVDMSMIEHIPELIQNGVDSFKIEGRMKSIHYVSTVANVYKAAVNSYMEDPDNYVCKQEWVDELWKVAQRELATGFYYKTPGEDEQLFGERRKIPAYSFIGEVMAYDEKTKMATVRQRNVFSVGDEVEFYGPGFHHFEQTIDEMWNEEGVAIDRAPNPMELLTIPVAQPVKVGDMMRKKK, encoded by the coding sequence ATGACAACAAAAAAAGAATTGAAGCGTCCTGAAGTGTTGGCACCTGCAGGAACATTAGAAAAATTAAAAGTAGCAATTCATTATGGCGCAGATGCGGTCTATATTGGCGGGAATGCGTATGGGTTACGTAGTCGAGCAGGAAATTTTAGCTATGAAGAAATGCAAGAAGGTGTGGCGTTTGCTAAAGAACATGGTGCAAAAGTATATGTGGCGGCGAATATGGTGACGCACGAACACGATGAAGAAGGAGCAGGCGAGTTTTTCCGTGAATTACGTGATGTGGGAATTAGTGCGGTTATCGTATCAGATCCCGCGTTAATTGAAATTTGTGCGACTGAAGCACCAGGCCTGCCGATCCATTTATCTACGCAAGCTTCAGCAACTAACTTTGAAACACTAGAGTTTTGGAAAGAAGAAGGCTTGGAACGAGTGGTATTGGCGCGTGAAGTATCAATGGAAGAAGTGAAAACGATTCGTGAAAATACCGATGTAGAAATTGAAGCGTTTATTCATGGCGCAATGTGTATTTCTTATTCAGGTCGTTGTACATTATCTAATCATATGTCTAAGCGTGATGCGAACCGTGGTGGTTGTTGTCAGTCTTGTCGTTGGAAATATGACTTGTATGAGATGCCATTTGCTAATCAAAAACGATCACTAGTTGCGCGTACCAAATCAGAAGAGCCATTTTCAATGAGTGCGGTAGATATGTCAATGATTGAACATATTCCTGAATTAATTCAAAATGGTGTTGATAGTTTTAAAATCGAAGGACGTATGAAATCTATTCATTATGTGTCAACGGTCGCAAATGTTTATAAGGCAGCGGTTAATAGTTACATGGAAGATCCGGATAATTATGTTTGCAAACAAGAATGGGTCGATGAATTATGGAAAGTAGCCCAACGCGAGTTAGCAACAGGTTTCTACTACAAGACGCCTGGAGAAGATGAGCAATTATTTGGGGAACGTCGTAAGATACCGGCTTATAGTTTTATCGGAGAAGTGATGGCTTACGATGAAAAAACAAAAATGGCAACCGTTCGCCAACGTAATGTCTTTAGCGTGGGTGATGAAGTAGAATTTTATGGACCAGGATTCCATCATTTTGAACAAACAATTGATGAGATGTGGAATGAAGAAGGTGTTGCGATTGATCGTGCGCCAAATCCAATGGAACTACTAACGATTCCTGTGGCTCAACCGGTAAAAGTTGGCGATATGATGCGTAAAAAGAAATAA
- a CDS encoding peptidase U32 family protein has protein sequence MKIHLTATVESLEQAKRLLEADVDTLYFGGGTYGLRLPHDFSLEEQRYLVELAHEYGKRAVIAVNAIMHPEKMLGIKDYLNFLSDIKVDAITVGDTGVIHVLRRDGYEIPYIYDGHTMVTSARQMNFWAKRGAIGSIVAREVPYLELCEMKDKLMGFGEILVYGASCIHQSKRPLVENYLNFVETPEQDKSKESHLYLSEPRKGGTHYSIYEDEHGTHIFANNDVNLMAQLDALAAIDFCEWKLEGIYTPGETFVAIVKLFVEARDLLVKGEWTVEKGFELNEKVKALHPEERDLDNGFFLMSPEEVK, from the coding sequence ATGAAAATCCATTTAACAGCAACAGTTGAATCATTGGAACAGGCTAAGCGATTGTTGGAAGCTGACGTTGATACGTTATATTTTGGTGGTGGAACGTACGGATTACGTTTACCACATGATTTTTCTTTGGAAGAGCAACGGTATTTAGTTGAGTTGGCACATGAATATGGTAAACGTGCGGTCATTGCAGTAAATGCTATTATGCATCCTGAAAAAATGTTGGGTATTAAGGATTATTTGAATTTTTTATCAGATATTAAGGTTGATGCGATCACAGTCGGGGATACGGGTGTGATTCATGTTTTACGTCGTGACGGCTACGAAATCCCTTATATTTATGATGGTCATACGATGGTTACGAGTGCGCGTCAAATGAACTTTTGGGCGAAGCGTGGTGCGATTGGCTCGATTGTCGCACGTGAAGTTCCTTATTTAGAATTATGTGAAATGAAAGATAAACTTATGGGCTTTGGTGAAATTTTAGTTTACGGAGCGTCATGCATTCATCAATCTAAGCGACCATTAGTCGAGAATTATTTGAATTTTGTAGAAACACCTGAACAAGATAAGTCAAAGGAAAGTCATTTGTATTTGTCAGAACCTCGTAAAGGTGGTACGCACTATTCTATTTATGAAGACGAACATGGCACGCATATTTTTGCAAACAACGATGTGAACTTAATGGCACAATTAGATGCATTAGCAGCGATAGATTTTTGTGAGTGGAAATTAGAAGGCATTTATACACCAGGAGAAACATTTGTAGCTATCGTGAAGTTATTTGTAGAAGCTAGAGACTTGTTGGTTAAAGGCGAGTGGACAGTTGAAAAAGGGTTTGAACTAAATGAAAAGGTGAAGGCACTACATCCTGAAGAGCGTGATTTAGACAATGGCTTCTTCTTGATGAGTCCTGAAGAGGTGAAATAA
- a CDS encoding cytochrome ubiquinol oxidase subunit I — protein MDILTLARIQFGMTTVFHFLFVPLSIGLGLAVAIMETLYVIKKDEIYKDMTKFWGKIFLLSFAVGVVTGIIQEFQFGMNWSEYSRFMGDIFGAPLAVEALLAFFLESTFIGLWAFTWDKVKPRTHAIFMWLVAIGSALSALWILAANSFMQHPVAFKINPETNRAEMDSFLGLLQNPQLWLEFPHVILGAFTTGAFVIVGIAAMNLRKKRNIEFNRKSLKLGAILGTIFAAATMMVGHQQMIALATDQPMKFAAMEAMYDDLEDGSWTAVAFPDTENKNAGFELKVPKLMSLLMGDDGNTTYKGMNTLDKELVEKYKGKHDIASFYVPVKTLFWSFRFMAGFGSVMAIVGLLVLFFLRNDKIMNMGWALFGTSLMAFAPFIANTSGWLITELGRFPWTVYGIFTIADSVSPNVTANQLLFTNIVYFLLFALMGTVLVKMILRENKKGPYYVDPDAANNHIDPLKKEEF, from the coding sequence ATGGATATTTTAACATTAGCAAGAATCCAGTTCGGAATGACCACTGTTTTCCACTTTTTATTTGTGCCATTATCAATCGGTCTAGGACTGGCTGTTGCTATCATGGAAACATTATATGTTATCAAAAAAGATGAGATTTACAAAGACATGACCAAATTCTGGGGAAAAATTTTCCTACTAAGTTTTGCGGTTGGTGTTGTTACGGGTATTATCCAAGAGTTCCAATTCGGAATGAACTGGTCTGAATACTCAAGATTTATGGGAGATATATTTGGTGCACCACTTGCTGTGGAAGCATTATTAGCGTTCTTCTTGGAATCTACTTTTATCGGATTATGGGCGTTTACTTGGGATAAAGTAAAACCAAGAACACATGCGATTTTCATGTGGTTAGTAGCAATTGGTTCAGCACTTTCAGCGTTATGGATTTTGGCGGCTAATTCATTTATGCAACATCCAGTGGCATTCAAAATTAATCCCGAAACAAACCGTGCTGAAATGGATAGTTTCTTAGGGTTATTACAAAACCCACAATTATGGTTAGAATTCCCACACGTTATCTTAGGTGCATTTACAACAGGTGCATTTGTGATTGTCGGAATTGCAGCGATGAACTTACGTAAGAAGAGAAACATTGAATTTAACCGTAAGTCATTAAAATTAGGGGCTATTTTAGGCACAATTTTTGCAGCAGCTACTATGATGGTTGGACATCAACAAATGATCGCTCTTGCGACAGACCAACCAATGAAATTTGCTGCAATGGAAGCGATGTATGATGATTTAGAAGATGGTTCTTGGACAGCTGTTGCTTTCCCAGATACAGAAAATAAAAATGCAGGCTTTGAATTAAAAGTACCAAAACTAATGAGTTTATTAATGGGTGATGATGGTAACACAACCTATAAAGGAATGAACACTCTTGATAAAGAGTTAGTAGAAAAATACAAAGGTAAGCACGATATTGCAAGTTTTTATGTACCAGTTAAAACATTATTCTGGAGCTTCCGCTTCATGGCTGGATTTGGTTCAGTGATGGCCATCGTTGGTTTACTAGTATTATTCTTCTTACGAAACGACAAAATCATGAACATGGGATGGGCGTTATTTGGAACTAGCTTAATGGCATTTGCACCATTTATTGCGAATACATCAGGTTGGTTAATTACTGAATTAGGTCGTTTCCCATGGACAGTATATGGTATCTTTACGATTGCTGACAGTGTGTCACCAAACGTAACAGCTAATCAATTACTGTTTACAAACATTGTTTATTTCTTATTATTTGCTTTAATGGGAACTGTTTTAGTCAAAATGATCTTACGTGAAAACAAAAAAGGTCCTTACTATGTAGATCCAGATGCAGCAAATAATCATATTGATCCTTTGAAAAAGGAGGAATTCTAA
- a CDS encoding CPBP family intramembrane glutamic endopeptidase — translation MKKYISLLLQILLLVGLFIVYSLPSAFIMLGYEKIGVIAIFLVLIAFIGFYLSKTNTTTFPKLLQKKHLYYILGGYLAIYLSNIIISPFMKTDTTSNNEAIYDLATQINPVTLFFLLCVLAPIGEELLFRFGIIRLFGDITQPNDKIKVWIGLIISSIVFCIPHSPDSIPAFFAYTIMGFFLGLVYVKSKRIEVSMGLHFINNFLAYLVIVFASHLL, via the coding sequence ATGAAAAAATATATCTCACTACTCTTACAAATTCTCTTGTTAGTTGGTCTGTTTATTGTCTATTCTCTACCTAGTGCCTTTATTATGCTAGGCTACGAAAAAATTGGCGTAATAGCTATTTTCTTAGTATTAATCGCATTTATTGGGTTTTATTTATCTAAGACTAACACCACCACTTTTCCAAAGTTACTCCAAAAAAAACACTTGTATTATATCCTAGGTGGTTATCTGGCCATTTATTTATCAAATATCATTATTTCACCTTTTATGAAAACTGATACTACCAGTAACAATGAAGCTATTTATGATTTAGCGACTCAAATCAATCCAGTAACCTTATTCTTTTTATTATGCGTACTAGCACCAATTGGAGAGGAACTCCTTTTCCGTTTTGGTATCATCCGATTATTTGGAGATATTACGCAACCTAATGATAAAATCAAAGTATGGATAGGTTTAATTATTAGTTCAATCGTTTTTTGTATTCCTCATTCACCTGACTCAATACCAGCCTTTTTTGCCTATACAATTATGGGATTCTTTCTTGGTCTTGTTTATGTGAAGTCTAAACGTATTGAAGTTTCGATGGGTCTGCATTTTATAAATAATTTTTTGGCCTATCTAGTCATCGTCTTTGCATCACATCTACTTTAA
- the cydD gene encoding thiol reductant ABC exporter subunit CydD has product MIDKNIFKFEKIRPVFVGLAAYSILQALLIIGQAYFLSKSITNVWSGQPVREQFVNIGIFFGCFMARQLINFIKDKVLDRYAYEQSRKVRQQLMKKVFSLGPNFVQREGSGNMVTMAIEGISQIENYLTIILPKITNMMIIPWIIALFVFFQNKRSAIILMLVFPVIIIFMIVLGYAARNKADKQYEGFQRLSNHYLDTLRGLETLNLLGLGKRYAKNVFKVSEDYRKATMSTLKIAILSTFALDFFSTLSIALIALLLGIDLIEQHIVLLPALATLILAPDFFLPVRDFANDYHATLDGGNTLKQIFGILNEEEEGITDELALTDWQESSTLMLKNVNVKYSSTMEKNTLANINFEWKGHGKIGVVGLSGSGKSTLIKLLGGFLQPASYEQLMVNGHKMKGFREVSWQRQLFYIPQDPYIFHASLADNIKFYVPEASQIEVELAIQQAGLKEVVEELPDGLNTIIGEGAQVLSGGQMQRVALARAFLDKNRHILLFDEPTAHLDIETEAELKETILPMFDNKLVFFATHRLHWMREMDYILVMDKGQIVESGTYEELIAKNGAYKQFVNEVTGGGEHV; this is encoded by the coding sequence ATGATAGATAAGAATATTTTCAAATTTGAAAAGATTCGACCTGTGTTCGTAGGGCTTGCAGCGTATAGTATACTGCAAGCTCTTTTAATTATCGGCCAGGCGTATTTTTTATCGAAAAGTATCACCAATGTGTGGTCAGGACAACCTGTCCGCGAACAATTCGTTAATATTGGTATTTTCTTTGGTTGTTTTATGGCACGTCAATTGATCAATTTTATTAAAGATAAGGTCTTAGACCGCTATGCGTATGAGCAATCAAGAAAAGTTCGTCAACAATTAATGAAAAAAGTTTTTTCACTTGGGCCTAATTTTGTCCAACGTGAGGGGTCTGGAAATATGGTCACAATGGCGATTGAAGGGATTAGTCAAATCGAAAATTATTTGACAATTATTTTACCTAAAATTACTAACATGATGATCATTCCATGGATTATTGCGTTATTTGTCTTTTTCCAAAATAAACGTTCGGCGATTATTTTAATGCTAGTTTTTCCTGTAATTATTATCTTTATGATTGTATTAGGCTATGCAGCGAGAAATAAGGCGGACAAACAGTACGAAGGTTTCCAACGTTTGAGTAATCATTATTTAGATACATTACGTGGATTAGAGACATTGAATCTATTAGGATTAGGAAAACGTTATGCGAAGAATGTATTTAAAGTGAGTGAAGATTATCGTAAGGCTACAATGAGTACGTTGAAAATTGCGATTCTTTCAACCTTTGCGCTTGATTTCTTTTCAACCTTATCGATTGCCTTGATTGCTTTATTATTAGGGATTGATTTAATTGAACAGCACATTGTTCTTTTACCAGCGTTAGCGACGTTAATTTTAGCCCCTGATTTCTTCCTGCCAGTCCGTGATTTTGCGAATGACTACCATGCAACATTAGATGGTGGGAATACATTGAAGCAAATTTTTGGGATTTTAAACGAAGAAGAAGAAGGGATTACGGATGAGTTAGCTTTAACAGATTGGCAAGAATCTTCAACGCTAATGTTAAAGAATGTCAATGTGAAGTATTCAAGTACGATGGAAAAAAATACGTTAGCGAACATCAATTTTGAATGGAAGGGACATGGTAAAATCGGAGTAGTTGGTTTATCTGGTTCTGGAAAATCAACGTTGATTAAACTTTTAGGTGGCTTCCTTCAACCAGCTAGCTATGAGCAGCTGATGGTCAATGGTCATAAGATGAAAGGTTTCCGTGAAGTATCATGGCAACGTCAACTATTCTATATTCCACAAGACCCGTATATCTTCCATGCAAGTTTAGCTGACAATATTAAGTTTTACGTACCGGAAGCTAGTCAAATAGAGGTGGAACTGGCGATACAACAAGCAGGACTTAAGGAAGTTGTGGAAGAATTACCGGATGGTTTAAATACAATTATTGGTGAAGGTGCGCAAGTATTGAGTGGCGGCCAGATGCAACGTGTTGCCTTAGCGCGTGCTTTTCTAGACAAAAATCGTCACATTCTATTGTTTGATGAGCCAACTGCTCACTTAGATATAGAAACTGAGGCGGAATTAAAAGAAACCATTTTACCGATGTTTGATAATAAACTAGTTTTCTTTGCGACTCATCGATTACATTGGATGCGCGAGATGGATTATATTTTAGTCATGGATAAAGGACAAATTGTTGAAAGTGGAACGTATGAGGAATTAATCGCCAAAAATGGTGCCTACAAACAATTCGTCAATGAAGTGACAGGAGGTGGCGAACATGTCTAA
- the gor gene encoding glutathione-disulfide reductase, whose translation MNNYDYIVIGGGSGGIASANRAAMHGANVLLIEGNRLGGTCVNVGCVPKKVMWQASVMRENMRLDSQGYGFDVQTTFDFPTLVANRDAYIKRLNGLYAQGLASNGVEVVTGYAQFVSEHVVEVNGQMYEGTHILVATGGKSIFPELPGAEYGDDSDSFFAWDTLPEKVAIVGAGYIALELAGVLNGLGVETHLFYRYAQPLRSFDSDIVTELLSIYEEEGIHLHPESHIQQIEKTATGSLVLSTQKETLEIDRLIWAIGRQPNIEMLGLEKAGVKLDERGYIHVDQYQNTSQSGIYAIGDVIGKIELTPVAIAAGRRLSERLFNGQTDLYLDYDNVPTVIFTHPPIATIGLSEEDALEQFGQEQVKVYRSQFNPMLYALQDRKIKSTMKLICVGPEEKIVGLHGIGVGVDEMLQGFAVAIKMGATKADFDNTVAIHPTGAEEFVTMR comes from the coding sequence TTGAATAACTATGATTATATCGTCATTGGTGGCGGAAGTGGTGGTATTGCTTCAGCAAATCGTGCAGCAATGCATGGTGCCAACGTATTATTAATTGAAGGCAATCGCTTGGGAGGTACATGTGTCAACGTAGGTTGTGTGCCGAAAAAAGTCATGTGGCAAGCAAGTGTTATGCGTGAAAACATGAGACTTGATAGCCAAGGATATGGCTTTGATGTACAAACAACTTTTGATTTTCCAACATTAGTCGCTAATCGTGATGCGTATATTAAACGTTTGAATGGTTTATATGCACAAGGTTTAGCTAGTAATGGGGTTGAAGTTGTTACAGGTTATGCGCAATTTGTTTCAGAACATGTGGTAGAAGTGAATGGTCAAATGTATGAAGGGACACATATTTTAGTAGCAACAGGTGGGAAATCTATTTTTCCAGAGCTTCCTGGTGCGGAATATGGAGACGATTCAGATAGTTTCTTTGCTTGGGACACATTGCCTGAAAAAGTCGCAATTGTTGGTGCGGGCTATATCGCATTAGAATTAGCAGGTGTGTTAAATGGCTTAGGCGTTGAGACACATTTGTTCTATCGTTATGCTCAACCACTTAGAAGTTTTGATTCAGATATTGTGACCGAGCTTTTATCAATTTATGAAGAAGAGGGCATTCATTTACATCCTGAAAGCCATATCCAACAAATAGAAAAAACAGCAACAGGTTCTCTTGTACTATCGACTCAAAAAGAAACACTTGAGATTGATCGCTTAATTTGGGCAATTGGTCGTCAGCCTAATATTGAGATGCTGGGCTTAGAAAAAGCGGGTGTTAAGTTAGATGAACGTGGTTATATTCACGTTGATCAATACCAAAATACGTCACAATCAGGTATTTATGCCATTGGAGATGTGATTGGTAAGATTGAGCTAACACCAGTCGCTATTGCAGCGGGTCGTCGTTTGTCGGAACGTTTATTCAACGGTCAAACAGATTTGTATTTGGACTATGATAATGTTCCAACAGTTATTTTTACCCATCCACCGATTGCGACAATCGGACTATCAGAAGAAGACGCCCTTGAACAATTCGGTCAAGAGCAAGTCAAGGTATATCGTAGCCAATTTAATCCGATGCTGTATGCATTACAAGACCGTAAGATTAAATCGACGATGAAATTGATTTGTGTCGGACCAGAAGAAAAAATTGTCGGCTTACACGGAATTGGTGTTGGGGTCGACGAAATGTTACAAGGCTTTGCGGTTGCTATTAAGATGGGGGCAACAAAAGCGGATTTTGACAATACTGTAGCGATTCATCCTACAGGAGCAGAAGAATTCGTGACCATGCGTTAA
- the cydC gene encoding thiol reductant ABC exporter subunit CydC, giving the protein MSKNTPKRLLLSKEDTWIRPYFKKYKKLLALVLFLGLLTFFSASALMFTSGFLISRSAAIGVFNATLPAKPENIMKVYVASVLTRLFGISRPTFRYAERLGSHNWVLKMTSDIRLRLYNALETRAAKSKQSYQTGDIMGILAEDIEHIQNLYLRTIFPTLIGLAMYVLVIIALGWFSIPFALFAALMFGVITILIPLVSVAVNQARIYRRKAKRHELYTELTDSVLGVGDWQYSGRQAEFLEHYNQSEASVREEEAALNKHTRLRNLLIQLVYGVLIIGLFIWAGTYFAPDKLNWVGAFVLAAFPLMDAFNPIANGVTEMPLYEDSAQRLHQLPNPDEEALKETHLLDKLPEQGDLSFQDVTFHYPDSKKLVANAFDLEVPSGEVLAVLGKSGTGKTTLSKLLRGDLLTTSGEILIDGIPVTQMGDDMSKVVGVLNQSPHIFDTTIFNNVRMGNTSASDEAVIQAIYQAGLGPVVDELSNGVHTFVEEGGKRFSGGERQRIALARILLQNVPVVIIDEPTIGLDPITERALLETVFDVLKGKTVFWITHHLASIQHADRVIFMEDGAIKMDGSPQVLKETNEHFNYLLTLDEA; this is encoded by the coding sequence ATGTCTAAGAATACACCAAAACGTTTACTTCTATCAAAAGAAGATACATGGATTCGTCCATACTTTAAGAAGTATAAAAAATTATTAGCACTCGTTTTATTCCTAGGTCTTTTAACCTTCTTCTCTGCGAGTGCCTTGATGTTTACATCAGGTTTCTTGATTAGTCGTTCAGCAGCTATTGGAGTATTCAATGCCACGTTGCCAGCGAAGCCTGAGAATATCATGAAAGTATATGTAGCCTCTGTGTTAACACGTTTATTTGGTATTAGCCGTCCAACGTTCCGTTACGCTGAACGTTTAGGCAGTCATAACTGGGTCTTAAAGATGACTTCTGATATTCGTTTACGTTTATATAATGCCCTTGAAACACGTGCTGCTAAATCAAAGCAAAGTTATCAGACAGGTGACATTATGGGGATTTTAGCCGAAGATATTGAGCATATTCAAAATCTTTATTTAAGAACTATTTTTCCAACGCTAATTGGCTTAGCAATGTATGTGTTAGTGATTATCGCATTAGGATGGTTTTCTATTCCATTTGCCTTGTTTGCCGCATTGATGTTTGGGGTAATTACGATTTTAATTCCGTTAGTTTCTGTAGCGGTGAACCAAGCGAGAATCTATCGCCGAAAAGCAAAACGTCATGAGTTGTATACGGAATTAACGGATTCTGTTTTAGGTGTTGGAGATTGGCAATATAGTGGTCGACAAGCAGAATTTTTAGAACATTATAATCAAAGTGAAGCCAGTGTTCGTGAAGAAGAAGCCGCCTTGAATAAACATACACGTCTGCGTAATTTATTGATTCAATTAGTGTATGGTGTGTTAATTATTGGGTTGTTCATTTGGGCAGGTACTTATTTTGCACCAGATAAACTAAACTGGGTAGGCGCGTTTGTTTTAGCGGCGTTTCCGTTAATGGATGCATTTAATCCAATTGCAAATGGTGTAACGGAGATGCCACTATACGAAGATTCTGCGCAACGTCTACATCAGTTACCAAATCCTGATGAAGAAGCTCTAAAGGAAACACATTTATTAGATAAATTACCAGAACAAGGTGATTTATCATTTCAAGATGTCACGTTCCATTATCCAGACAGCAAAAAATTAGTCGCTAATGCCTTTGATTTAGAAGTGCCTTCTGGTGAGGTTTTAGCGGTTTTGGGTAAAAGTGGAACAGGGAAGACGACCTTGTCAAAACTATTGAGAGGGGATCTTTTAACGACTAGTGGCGAGATTTTAATTGATGGCATACCTGTCACGCAAATGGGTGATGATATGTCTAAAGTAGTGGGTGTCTTAAATCAGTCGCCACATATTTTTGATACAACGATTTTTAATAATGTTCGTATGGGGAATACTTCAGCTAGTGATGAAGCAGTTATTCAGGCTATTTATCAAGCAGGCTTAGGTCCAGTAGTAGATGAGTTATCTAACGGTGTCCATACCTTTGTAGAAGAAGGGGGCAAACGTTTTTCTGGTGGTGAACGTCAACGGATTGCTTTAGCGCGCATCTTACTTCAAAATGTGCCGGTGGTTATTATTGATGAACCAACCATTGGACTTGATCCGATTACCGAACGCGCTTTATTAGAAACCGTTTTTGATGTTTTAAAAGGAAAAACAGTCTTTTGGATTACCCATCATTTGGCTTCTATTCAACATGCAGATCGTGTGATTTTCATGGAAGATGGCGCTATTAAGATGGATGGTAGCCCACAAGTTTTAAAAGAAACAAATGAGCATTTTAACTACTTGTTAACGCTTGATGAGGCGTAA